GTGGTCACGCGGAGCGTGCTGTTGCCGACCTCGTCGCACAGGTCGAGCTGGGCCAGCAGCTGCTCGCTGCTGATCCGCCCGCCCGGGATCGCCGACCGCACCATGTAGCTGTAGTACTTGCCGCCGGGGACCTTGTTGGCCTTGGCCTCCTTGCGGCGGTCGCGGTCGTCCTGCTCGTAAGAGCCGTGGAACTTGATGAGCTGGATCGTGTCCTTGCCGAGGTTGGGGTTCCCATCCATCAGCTCTTCGGCAATCCTGCCCCGCAGGTAGTTGCTCTCGACCTTGATGCCTTCGACGGGGGACAGCTTTTCTTCGGCTTCGCTCATTTGGATTCTACGGGGATCGCGATCGATCTCTGTGAGGCTGGGAAAACTAGAACGGAATGATACTCTGCTGGGCCTGTGCCGGCTATATCGCCTGCGGCCCGCGCGACGGGGATAACGGATGTCGGAAGAAGCGTCTAGCGGGTTTTCGCCCTCGGTGTGCGTCGCCACCGGGTTGGGGGTGGGGCTGGTCCTGCCCGCCCCCGGCACGTTCGGCGCGCTGTGGGGGGTCCCGTGGGCGTGGGCGGTACTCACGTGCCCTCAGCCTTGGGTCGGGTGGGCGTCGGTGCTGATCGGGTTGGTGTTGGGGGTTCCGCTGTGCGACGCGGCGGCCCGCCGGCTCGGCATGAAAGACCCCGGCCCCGTGGTGTGGGACGAGATCGCCACCGTGCCGCTGGTATTCCTGTTTGTCGGCGACCTCGGCCCCTGGTGGTGGCTCGCGGTTGGCTTCGGCCTGCACCGCGTGTTCGACATCAGCAAGCCGTGGCCCTGCAACCGGCTCGAAAAACTTCCCGGCGGGTGGGGCATCATGGCCGACGACGTCGTGGCCGGGCTCTACGGCGCGGTCGCGATGCTGCTGATCCGCTGGGCGGCCGGCTACTAGCCCGGCGGTCTTCCCCTCGTGGTGCACCGGGACTTTTGTCCCTAGTTGCGCCTATCGAATCTTAGGGACAAAAGTCGGCCCCCACCCCAAGCCGACAATCACGTTTCACGCTTGTATCGCAGTGTTTACGCCAGTCGGCGGTGAGCGGGCGAGTCGACTTTTGTCCCGCCTCGCGCACCCATAGGGACAAAAGTCGGCGGCCCCGTGTTCGGTGTTATTCGCGGCGCGCAGCGGACTCGACCGCCACCACCCGACACCGTCCGCGCCGCCTGCGTAAGCGTTCATTAGACCAGACCGCTGGCCTGTTTTCCGCTCGAATCCTGGGACTATTCAAGGGTTCCGGGGCGCCCTAGCGGCCGGTCGCTCGGCTTCGCCAGACCGCGCAACTCCCCCCTCTCCGCCCCGTGCATGCTGAGCTAGAATCGGGGCGGAAACGCCCCCTCAGTGCCCGTCAGGAACTCGCATGGCCCAGGTAATCAGCGGCAAGGAAATCGCCAAGCAGCTCAAGAGCGAGCTGGCCGCGGAGGTTGCCGAATTCATCCAGAACAACGCCTGCGTGCCCCGGCTGGCCGCCGTGCTAGTTGGCGAGGACCCGGCGAGTGACGTCTACGTCCGCAACAAGCGGAAGGCGTGCGAGGCGGTCGGCATGGAGAGCGACCTGCACCGCCTGCCCGCCGAGACGACGCAGGACGAGCTGCTGACGCTGGTGGCGAAGCTCAATAAGGACCCGGCGGTCCACGGCATCCTGATCCAGCTGCCGCTGCCGCCGCAGATCGACTCCGACCGCGTGCTGCGGGCCGTGAACCCGGCCAAGGACGTCGACGCGTTCCACCCGGAAAACGTCGGCCTGCTGGTGCAGGGTCAGCCTAGGTTCCTGCCCTGCACGCCGCACGGCGTGCTGCAGATGCTGGGGCGGAGCGGTGTTGAGACCGCCGGCAAGCACGCGGTGGTGCTGGGCCGCAGCCACATCGTCGGCCGGCCGCTGTCGATCATGCTCAGCCAGCCGCCGTACAACGCCACCGTGACAATTTGTCACAGCCGCACGGCCGACCTGGCGTCGGTCACCAAGCAGGCGGACATCCTGATCGCGGCGATCGGCAAGCCCAAGTTCGTGACCGCCGACATGGTCAAGCCCGGAGCGACCGTGATCGACGTGGGCACCAACCGCACCGACGACGGCCTGGTCGGCGACGCCGACTACGAGGCGGTCGGCGAAGTGGCCGGCGCCATCAGCCCGGTGCCCGGCGGCGTCGGGCCGATGACCATCACGATGTTGCTGTACAACACGCTGGAAGCGGCGCGGGGGTTGGAAACGTAAGGTCTTGAACCGCCAAGACGCCAAGGTCGCAAGGAGATTTGTAGGCTTCGCGCCGCAACGCGAGGGCGCCGGGTGCCGGGGGCGCTCCGAAGGAAGCCCCCGAGATGTACGAACCGCGGCCTGCAAATCGTCGGGGGCTTCCGCTGTCGCGGAGCGCCCCCGGCACCCCGCGGCTACCAGGCGAATGCCTACGAGGGAGACTTCCGGCGTACTCGAATGCGCTACGACCGCGCGTACTCGGCGAACAGCTGCTTCAGCTTCTTGCTCAAGGGCCCCGGCTTGCCGGAGCCGATCACCCGCGTGTCGACCTTCACTACCGGGATCACCTCGGCGGCGCTGCCGGTCAGGAAGCACTCGTCGGCCACGTACACGTCGTGCTTGGTGAGGCTCGACTCGTGGGTCACGACGCCGTGCTCCTTGGCCAGGTTGATCACCACGTTGCGGGTCACGCCCGCCAGGATGCCGGCGTCCAGCGGCGGCGTGTAGAGCTCGCCGTGCTTGACGAGGAAGATGTTGTCGCCGGTGCACTCGGCCACCTCGCCCTTGTGGTTAAGCATCAGGGCCTCGATGCAGCCGGCGTTCAGGCCCTCGATCTTGGCGAGGATATTGTTCAGGTAGTTCAGCGACTTGATCCGCGGGCTCAGCGCGGCCGGGTGGTTGCGGATCACGCTGCTGGTGATGATCTCCAGCCCGTTGTCGTAGTACTCCTGCGGGTACAGCGTGATGCTGTCGGCGATGATGATCACCTGGGGCACGCTGCAGCGGTTCGGGTCCAGGCCCAGCGTGCCGCTGCCGCGGGTCACCACCAGGCGGATGTAGCCGTCCTCGATCTTGTTCGCCTTGACGGTCTGGTTGACCGCGTCGGTCATCTCCTCGGGCGACATCGGCAGCTCCAGGCAGATCGCCCGGGCGGACTCGTACAACCGGTCGATGTGCTCGGCCAGATGGAACACCTTGCCGCCGTAGCTCCGCAAGCCCTCAAAGACGCCGTCGCCGTACAGCAGGCCGTGGTCGAAAACGCTGATCTTGGCCTCTTCCTTGGCGTAGAAGGCGCCGTTGATATAAACCTGTCGCGACATGATCTAGCGGGGACTGCGAGGAATTGAGCAAACGGACCAGAGGCGGCCCGCCGGTTGGACCACGCATTCTAGCGTGCCCCCTGGGCGTGTGTGAGAGCCCTCCGCAGAGGGACCACCGCCGGCCGCCGCTGGTTCTGTCCGCAGCTACCGCATTGGTGCTTTGGTCGCCGGCGTGCTAGCACCCGCACGCCGTGCGGGCGCGGGACAGTCTTCTCAAACCGTTGTGGGCGTGAAACTTACGCCGACCCGCGCCGCGGCCAAAGCGTATTGACCCCCGCCAAGCAGGGCCCCTATACTCCGCCGCCAATTTGTCGGCCGGCCTGCGCGCACTTCGCGGACCGACCCGACCTGGATACCGGCGCCCGAGGAACACCAATCTTCCCAGCAGCCCCGACCAAGCGAACCGCTCGACGAGCAGGCGTTCACGCCCGCTGCGGCCGCCGCTGCGCACTGGCCATGGCCGCCTGGCTGGCGGCGACCGTCGCCGCGCGGGCCGACCTGCACCTGCCGGCGCCGGACCCGTCGCAAGAGATCGTCGCCCAGGCGGGCGCCGCCACGCAGTGGACCGAGGGCCTGTACCACGTCCGGCTGCTGAGCCGCGGCGTGAGCATCCGCCAGGGCGAGACCTCCATCGAGGCCGAGCAGGCGGTGCTCTTCACCGACATCGACCCCGACCCCGCTAAGCCGCGGCGGGTGATCGTGTACGCCGAGGGCAGCAGCGGGCGGCCCGTGCTGCAGAAGCTGCGGGCCGCCGGCGCCAAGCCCGACGCGCCCCCGGTCGCGCGGCAGCAGTCGCCCGACTGGTACGGCACGCTGATCACCGACGCGACCGTGGAGTGGCGTTCCCCGCCACCCGCCCCGCGGGGCGAGGCGTTGCCCGAGATCGCGTCGCGGGCGCTCAAGCGGCTGCGGACCGTGGACACCCAGGTGCAGCCGGTCCAGTTCGACGCGCCGGCCATGGCCACCCCGCTCGCCGCGCCGCCCGCCGGCCTGCTGCCCTCGCAGCCGGGCTTCCGGCAGGTGGACATCTACAAGCGGAGCGCGGTGGGCACCAACATGGTTATCCAGCCCGACCAGCCCGGCGGCGAGACCATCTACTCGATTTCCGAAGGCGTGCAGATCGTGGTCCAGGGGATCGACTCCGGCGGGCTGCCCGAGTTCCTGGGAGAGGTCGACAGCTTCGACCTCGAGACCGATCGCGCCGTGGTGTGGGCGGGCGGGAACGCCGGGGGCATGAGCTTCCAGCAGCAGAAAGGCGACTCGCTCGAGATCTACATGGAGGGCAACATCGTCTTCCGCCAGGGCGACCGCGTCATCTACGCCGACCGCATGTACTACGACGTCCGCTCGCGGAGCGGCGTGGTGCTCAACGCCGAGCTGCTGACCCCGCTGCCAGAGGTCGACGGCAAGAAGTACCGCGGCCTGGTGCGGCTCAAGGCGGGCATGATCCGCCAGCTCGACGCTACGCGCTTTGTCGCGACCGACGCATTGTTCACCAGCAGCCGGCTGGAGGAGCCCAGCTACCACTTCGGCGCCGAGACCATCACCTTCGAGGACGTGCCCACGCCGATCATCAACCCGCTGACCGGCCTGCCGGACGCCAACCCGGCCACCGGCGAGGTACGGTACGAGCACGAACGGCTGGCCACCGCCCGCAACAGCCGCGTGTACCTGGGCGGCGTGCCGGTGTTCTACTGGCCGACCATCGCCACCGACCTCGAGGAGCCGACCTATTACGTGACGGACCTGAGCATCGGCAACGACAGCGTCTACGGGTTCCAGTTCCTCCTGGACCTGGACGTCTACCAGCTGCTCGGCTCGAAGGCGCCCAAGGGCGTCGACTGGGACCTCAGCCTGGACTACCTGCGGAACCGCGGCTTCGGCTACGGCACCGAGTACTCGTACAACACCAACACGTTCCTCGGCCACAACGGCCCCGCCCGCGGCCGGGCCGACCTGTGGGCCATCCACGACGGCGGGCTCGACAACCTCGGCTTCCTCAGGCGGTCGCTCGTGCCCGAGGCGAGCTACCGCGGCCGCGCGTTCTGGAACCACCGACAGAACATCTCCGACGGGCTGCTCGACGGCTGGATCGCCCAGGCCGAGGTGGGCTGGATCAGCGACCGCACCTTCCTGGAGCAGTACTACGAGTCCGAGTGGGACGAGAACAAGGACCAGATCACCGGCGGCCGGCTCCGCCGCCTGGCCGGCAACCAGTCGCTCAGCATTGAGGCCAACGCGCGGCTCAACGAGTTTTTCACCCAGACGCAGTGGCTGCCGCGGCTGGACCACTGGATCATGGGCCAGGACCTGCTGGGCGACACGCTCACTTGGTACGCCCACACCAACGTGGGCTACGCGGACTACAAGATCGCCACCGCGCCGGCCGACCCGCTGACTTCGCTCGGCCTCACGGTGTACGACGCCTTCCCCTGGGAGGCCGAGGTCAAGGGCGAGCGGTTCGCCACCCGTCACGAGATCGACTTCCCCATCGACGCCGACCCGTTCAAGATCGTGCCGTTCGCCCTCGGCGAGTTCGCCCACTGGGGCGAGGACCTCACCGGCGACGACCTGCAACGCACGTACATCCACACCGGCGTGCGGGCGAGCATCCCGTTCTGGGCCGCCAACCCCGAGATCCGCGACCCGCTGTTCAACCTCCACGGGCTGGCCCACAAGGTGGTGTTCGACGCGGAGGTCACGTACACCGACGCCAGCGAGAACTTCGACCGGCTGCCGCTGTACGACGAGATCGAGGACGACTCGCTCGAGGAGCAGCGGCGGCGCTACTTCGACCCGCTGTTCGCACCCGGGCTGGCGGGCCTGTACGTGGGCGGCGCCATCGACCCGCGGGTCGACCCCCGCGTGTACGCCATCCGCGGCGGCATCCACAGCTGGGTCGCCTCGCCCACCACCGAGCTGGTCGACGACCAGATGGCGATGCGGGTCGGCATGCGGCACCGCCTGCAGACCAAGCGTGGCAAGCCGGGGCAGGAACGGATCATCGACTGGCTGACCTTCGACTCCAACGCCACCTGGTTCCCGGACGACGAGCGGGACAACTTCGGCGAGCCGTTCGGGCTGCTGGACTACACCATGCAGTGGCACGTCGGCGACCGCACCACCTTCTTGTCCGACGGCTTCGCCGACACGTTCGCCGACGGCCTGCGGACCGTGTCCGGGGGCGTGCTGCTCAACCGGCCGACCATCGGCAACCTGTACGTCGGCTACCGCACGGTCCGCGGCCCGTTCAGCGCCGACCTGGTCACCGCCACGCTCAACTACCGCATGAGCCCCAAGTGGATCGGCTCGGCCTCGACCGTGGTCGACTTCAGCGAGGCGGGCAACATCGGTCAGTCGTTCCTGATCAGCCGCCTGGGCGAAGCGATCATCACCAGCATCGGCATCAACGTGGACCCGTCGAAGGGCAACGTGGGCTTCAACTTCGCGATGGAGCCCCGCTTCCTGCCCAGCCTGGCCATCACCCGCCGCACCGGCATCGACATCCCGCCGGCGGGCTACAATGGACTCGAGTAGCTGACCCCCGTCCGACCCCGTCGCCCGACTGCATGTTCCCTCCCGCCGAACGCTGGGCCGAGAAGTACCGCTGCGCGTTGCGCGGCGTAGCGGTCGCGGTCCGCGGCGAGGACAGCTTCTGGGCGCACATCCCGGCCACGATCGCGGTGGCGGCGCTGGGCTTTTGGCTGGAAGTGTCGCTGACCGAGTGGCTGCTGCTGGCGCTGTGCATCGGCGTGGTGCTGACCGCCGAGCTCTTCAACACGGCCCTGGAGCACCTGGCCAAGGCCGTGACCAGCGAGCACGACGAGCACGTCCGAAACGCGCTGGACGTCGCCGCGGCCGCCGTGCTGGCGGCGTCGGTGATGGCGAAGATCGTAGGGACCGTGATCTTCGCGACGCGGCTGTTCGGTTAGAGCGTGATCGCCTTGCGCAGGTAGGTGATCGTGTTGGCGTACATCAGGAAGGCCGCGAGCATCCCGAGGCCGCCCACCCCCGCCATGAACGAGAGGGCCAGCGGGGGGTCTCCACCGGTCGCGCCGGGCGACACGACCGTCGCGCCTAGCACCACCATGGGGGCCAGCAGCGCCAGCGAAACGAGCCCCACCACCAGCGCCCGCACCGCCCGCCGGGCGACGTCTTCGCGGCCGATGTAGAGGCTGGTCTGCCGCAGGAAGAGCACAAAGCAGATCAGCGACGCCAGGCTCGCCAGGCCGCCAACCACGCCGGTAAGAGCGATTCCCACGAGCAGTCCGCCCAGGGTCGCCAACCAGTTAACGACCTGCAGCCCAACCGCCGCCAACGCCAGCCCTTTTGCGCCCGACTCCCGCGGCACGAAGGTGCACATCACCTCCCCCACGAACATCAAGACGGCGAACCCTAGCATGAGCAGCGGCATGGCCGTCATCACGACCCCAAGCGCCTCCGGCTGCGATCCCCCGCCGCCCAGGACGACCGCGACGACGGGCATCCCCAACGCCAGCAGCAGGATCCCACAGATCCCGTAGTAAACCAGGGAGAGCCCCGTCCGGACGCGCCGCATTTCGCTTGGGAACTCAGTGGCGAGCGCGCGCTCGCCGGGCGGTGCAACGTCGGTTGCGGAAGGTGACGCATAGGGGTTCGCTTCGTCAGACACATCCGGCTCCGTGGCGGCCGTGGGAGGAGACTTCCGTAGCATAGCCGTCGGCGCGTCGTTACTCAAACGCTAGTCCAGCCAGTCCTGAGCCTCCAGCCGTTCGGGCACGTAGACCTCGGTCACGTAGCTGATGTCCTTCGCGATCAGTGACTCGACTTCGAGCTTGAAGTCGTTCTTCAGCATCCGCTGGATCTCTTTCTGCCAGTCGCGTTTCTTCTCGAACCAGGGGTACTTGGCGATCTGCTTGGCGCGTTTGCGGTCGCTGTCGTTCAGGGCGATCTTGACGGTCTCGGGCAGGTCGCAGCGTTCGAAGTCGATGCTCCGCAGGCCGAGGAACTTGGCCTCGGGGATCGCCATCCGCTGGCTCTCGAACGCCAGGTTGATCGAGCCCTGCTTGATCACGCTGTAGATGTAGTACCCCCAGGGGTCGTTATCCAGCACGCAGTAGACCGGCAGCTTCAGCTCGTTGTGCATGCGGTACAGCAGCCGCCGTACGCCGCGGGGCGGCTGACCCGAGCCGTGCGTCAGGATGCAGTTGTGCTTCTCCCAGAAGCGGTCCTCGTTGAACCGCTGCCAGACGGTGCCTTTTTCGACGTGCAGGATGAACTTGGCGTCGCACTTCTTGCGGTCGAGCTCGATAATCTCCGGCTCGACGATCGAGGGGATCGCGTACCCGCCCGAGCCCATTCGGCGGCAGTCGATCGTGTCGCCGCGGTCGGTCAGAGTGATCGCGCCGACCATCGCGCCACGGTTCTCGGCGTACAGGTGCAGCTCCTCGCGGATGCTGTTGAGCAGCACCTCGGCGTCCTCGATGATGGTGTCGCACTCGTTCTGATCGTCGAAGGTGTTCTCCTTCGTGTTCTCGATCGTGTGCTTGAGCATGTAGAACAGACCCCGGAGGCTGGTGGTCTTGCCCTCGTCCAAGAGCCGCTTGCAGCCGCTGGCCACCAGCATCGTTCGCATGTAGGCCTTGGCCTGCGACAGGTCGAACAGCATGCGGCGGTTCTTGCTGCTGCCCATCTCGAGGATCCGCTTCCGCGGGCTGTACTTGACGTTGCTCAGCGTGCGGCTGGGGATATCGACGTACGGGTCCCGCTTCTTCTCCGCGGCGGTCACGACCCCGTCGGCCAGGCCGCGGAGAGCGGCCATGGTCTTCTTGTCCCGCGGCGTGAGCTTGACGGGCGCCTTGGGCTTGGGGGCGGCGATCTTTTTCTTTTTCTTGGCCATGATGGTGTCTCACGCAGTGGCGCTAGGTTGCGCTGGGGATGTTTCAATTAGCTCAACGACATGCTTGTCAAAGTCGAGAACGACGGCCCGTCGCCCCCATTCACTATCTTGCGCTTGCCTCTTCACGACTGCCCCAAGACTAGCAAGGAGCGAAATCGTTGCGTCGACCGACGCGACGGCAAAGCCTAGCCTGGTTGAAGTGGTGTTCTCTGCGGGGTCACTCGGCGGATAGATTTCGAACACAACGCCGCCACTCTCATGGGCAAGGTGCTCCGGCCCACTGCCGTGTGAGTGCCGAGCGAACTGCAGGCCAACCGCTTCGTAGAACTGCTGGGCACGATTCATGTCGGCTGATCGAATGACTAGTAGGTTCAGCTTCGCAGTCGTCACTTTCTTGCCGAATCTGTTCGAGCCTAGTTGGTGCGTTGCACGCACCCTACGGCTGTGCACCTGAATCGGAGTCGCTGAAGCGCGGAGGTTGATGCCTTGCTGCTTGAATCGCAACGGCAGCTTCTCTGCGGCTCTGCGCCTCTGCGTGACACTTCCCTTCCAACGCCCTTAGCAACGGCTAACCCAATCCAACCCATGATGCAAAAGCCGACCACGCCTTGGTCGTGGCGTACAACGCCCCCAGCGCGGCGCCGACTCCCACCAATGCGAACAACCCGTCGCGGGCGGTGATCCCCAACCCGACCAGCAGGATGGCGCCGCCGGGGATCGCGCAGGCCATCGGCAAAAACTCCAGCGGCGGCATGGTGCACGCCATCACGATGCACACCGCCGCCAGCACGTACTTCATCGGCCCGACCACCATCCACTCCAGCCGGTGGGCGGTGAACGAGTCGACCCACTCGAGCCACGGGCGGACCTTATCGATCGAGTCCTTGAACTTCTGCTCGTCCACACCCCGCTCGGCGAGGATCCCCGGCAGCCAGGGGTGCTTGCGGCCCAGCAGCGACTGCCCGGCCACCAGGATGATGAACAGGCCCATCGTGGTCGGCAGCAGCGGGATGCCGCCGATCGGCGGGATCATGACCAGCAGGCCCGGGATCATCAGCAGCGGCCCGAACAAGCGGCCGGCAAACTCTTCGAGCGCGTCGCCGACGAGGAGGTCGCCGTCCTCGGCGGCCTTCTCCTCGAGCTCGTCAACGACTTCTGTCAGTGACTCGGGGGCTTCTTCTTGATCGGACATGACTCGGGCCTCGTCGAGCGGGGGCTAGCGTTGACGCAACCGCCGGGCGTGCCGGCACGAGCCCGCTGTATGCAAAGCCTATACCGCTTCTGCTTCTGGTTCTTCCTCTACCGCGACGCGGTTGATCGCCGCCTCGTGGCTGGCGGGGTCGACGATCAGCACGTTGTCGCCCAGGTTCAGCTGGGTGGGGTCTTCTTCAATCTTGCGGCCGCGGTCGTCCATCTTCATGTCGGCCTCGGCGGTCCGCTTCTGGGCCACCATGACCAGTTGGTCGTACAGCTCCTTCTCCTCCGCCGCGTTGATGACGCTCACCGCGCTGGCCACCTCCTTGAGGTACCGCAGGAAGATCTCGCGGCGGTCGGACTGCTGCTTCACCTTCAGGCGGCGGCGGAGGTACATGCCCAGCTTGCGGCCCACGGCCTGCAGCCCCAGGCGGATCTCCTTCTGGATCTCGGGGTAGCTGGCGATCGCCTCCTTGCTCTCGCTGGTGAACGGCACCCACACGCTGGCGATGTGCACCATCAGGCTGACCGGCCCCTTGGGCATGGCGCCGCGGGACTGGCTCAGCCCGTACCCACGCCAGTTGGTGCCGATCACGGTCTGGGTCACGGCGCACGCGGCCTGCTGGAACTGCAGCGGCACGCGGTTGGCGTACCGCATGACCTCCATCCCCTGCCCCTCCGCCACGTTTACGTGCTTCATCGCGTCGAACAGCTTCTCCCGCTCCTTCGGCTTCAGGCCGTTGGGGGCCTGGCGGGTCTTGAGGCCCGACGTCTTGACGATCTTGTCGGCCGCTTCGGCGCCCAGCCCGTTGAAGGTGTGGATCAGGAACTGCCGCACGGTGCGGGTGTCGGTCTCTTCGAGCAGCTCCTGCAGCAGGTCCTTGGTGATGTTCTGCGTCGGCGCCGTGCCGCCGTAGGCCAGGCCGACCTCCACCTGGAACGGGTTGCCCCGGTACACGCCCGGCGGGCGGGTGGCGGCTGCGTAGAACTCGCCCGGCACCACCTGGTGCAGGCCCTTGAGGATCAGGTCCTCGCCGATCGGGCAGATGCAGTCGGTCGCCGGCGGGCTGATGCGGGTGGCCTGGATGGCCTCGAACAGCTTGTCGATCTGCGGGCGGTCGACCTTCTTGACGCTGATCCGCGAGCCGACCTTGGCCGACTCGCACACCTTCTTGGCGACCGCCGGCGTCACGCGGGAGAACTTGGTCCGCATGAACTCGCTGACGCTCATCGCCTCCGACTCTTCGAACATCTGCGCCAGCCGGCCGACTTCGACGCCGTACGGGTGCGGCTTGATCTCCTTGGGCTCGCTGGGGAGCTGGTCGGTGGAGCGCTCGTAGTCGTACTGGTAGT
This genomic interval from Posidoniimonas corsicana contains the following:
- a CDS encoding phosphatidylglycerophosphatase A family protein; amino-acid sequence: MSEEASSGFSPSVCVATGLGVGLVLPAPGTFGALWGVPWAWAVLTCPQPWVGWASVLIGLVLGVPLCDAAARRLGMKDPGPVVWDEIATVPLVFLFVGDLGPWWWLAVGFGLHRVFDISKPWPCNRLEKLPGGWGIMADDVVAGLYGAVAMLLIRWAAGY
- the folD gene encoding bifunctional methylenetetrahydrofolate dehydrogenase/methenyltetrahydrofolate cyclohydrolase FolD; this translates as MAQVISGKEIAKQLKSELAAEVAEFIQNNACVPRLAAVLVGEDPASDVYVRNKRKACEAVGMESDLHRLPAETTQDELLTLVAKLNKDPAVHGILIQLPLPPQIDSDRVLRAVNPAKDVDAFHPENVGLLVQGQPRFLPCTPHGVLQMLGRSGVETAGKHAVVLGRSHIVGRPLSIMLSQPPYNATVTICHSRTADLASVTKQADILIAAIGKPKFVTADMVKPGATVIDVGTNRTDDGLVGDADYEAVGEVAGAISPVPGGVGPMTITMLLYNTLEAARGLET
- the ilvE gene encoding branched-chain-amino-acid transaminase encodes the protein MSRQVYINGAFYAKEEAKISVFDHGLLYGDGVFEGLRSYGGKVFHLAEHIDRLYESARAICLELPMSPEEMTDAVNQTVKANKIEDGYIRLVVTRGSGTLGLDPNRCSVPQVIIIADSITLYPQEYYDNGLEIITSSVIRNHPAALSPRIKSLNYLNNILAKIEGLNAGCIEALMLNHKGEVAECTGDNIFLVKHGELYTPPLDAGILAGVTRNVVINLAKEHGVVTHESSLTKHDVYVADECFLTGSAAEVIPVVKVDTRVIGSGKPGPLSKKLKQLFAEYARS
- a CDS encoding LPS-assembly protein LptD: MAAWLAATVAARADLHLPAPDPSQEIVAQAGAATQWTEGLYHVRLLSRGVSIRQGETSIEAEQAVLFTDIDPDPAKPRRVIVYAEGSSGRPVLQKLRAAGAKPDAPPVARQQSPDWYGTLITDATVEWRSPPPAPRGEALPEIASRALKRLRTVDTQVQPVQFDAPAMATPLAAPPAGLLPSQPGFRQVDIYKRSAVGTNMVIQPDQPGGETIYSISEGVQIVVQGIDSGGLPEFLGEVDSFDLETDRAVVWAGGNAGGMSFQQQKGDSLEIYMEGNIVFRQGDRVIYADRMYYDVRSRSGVVLNAELLTPLPEVDGKKYRGLVRLKAGMIRQLDATRFVATDALFTSSRLEEPSYHFGAETITFEDVPTPIINPLTGLPDANPATGEVRYEHERLATARNSRVYLGGVPVFYWPTIATDLEEPTYYVTDLSIGNDSVYGFQFLLDLDVYQLLGSKAPKGVDWDLSLDYLRNRGFGYGTEYSYNTNTFLGHNGPARGRADLWAIHDGGLDNLGFLRRSLVPEASYRGRAFWNHRQNISDGLLDGWIAQAEVGWISDRTFLEQYYESEWDENKDQITGGRLRRLAGNQSLSIEANARLNEFFTQTQWLPRLDHWIMGQDLLGDTLTWYAHTNVGYADYKIATAPADPLTSLGLTVYDAFPWEAEVKGERFATRHEIDFPIDADPFKIVPFALGEFAHWGEDLTGDDLQRTYIHTGVRASIPFWAANPEIRDPLFNLHGLAHKVVFDAEVTYTDASENFDRLPLYDEIEDDSLEEQRRRYFDPLFAPGLAGLYVGGAIDPRVDPRVYAIRGGIHSWVASPTTELVDDQMAMRVGMRHRLQTKRGKPGQERIIDWLTFDSNATWFPDDERDNFGEPFGLLDYTMQWHVGDRTTFLSDGFADTFADGLRTVSGGVLLNRPTIGNLYVGYRTVRGPFSADLVTATLNYRMSPKWIGSASTVVDFSEAGNIGQSFLISRLGEAIITSIGINVDPSKGNVGFNFAMEPRFLPSLAITRRTGIDIPPAGYNGLE
- a CDS encoding diacylglycerol kinase, whose amino-acid sequence is MFPPAERWAEKYRCALRGVAVAVRGEDSFWAHIPATIAVAALGFWLEVSLTEWLLLALCIGVVLTAELFNTALEHLAKAVTSEHDEHVRNALDVAAAAVLAASVMAKIVGTVIFATRLFG
- a CDS encoding DNA topoisomerase IV subunit A, which translates into the protein MAKKKKKIAAPKPKAPVKLTPRDKKTMAALRGLADGVVTAAEKKRDPYVDIPSRTLSNVKYSPRKRILEMGSSKNRRMLFDLSQAKAYMRTMLVASGCKRLLDEGKTTSLRGLFYMLKHTIENTKENTFDDQNECDTIIEDAEVLLNSIREELHLYAENRGAMVGAITLTDRGDTIDCRRMGSGGYAIPSIVEPEIIELDRKKCDAKFILHVEKGTVWQRFNEDRFWEKHNCILTHGSGQPPRGVRRLLYRMHNELKLPVYCVLDNDPWGYYIYSVIKQGSINLAFESQRMAIPEAKFLGLRSIDFERCDLPETVKIALNDSDRKRAKQIAKYPWFEKKRDWQKEIQRMLKNDFKLEVESLIAKDISYVTEVYVPERLEAQDWLD
- a CDS encoding VOC family protein, coding for MHSRRVRATHQLGSNRFGKKVTTAKLNLLVIRSADMNRAQQFYEAVGLQFARHSHGSGPEHLAHESGGVVFEIYPPSDPAENTTSTRLGFAVASVDATISLLASLGAVVKRQAQDSEWGRRAVVLDFDKHVVELIETSPAQPSATA
- a CDS encoding exopolysaccharide biosynthesis protein codes for the protein MSDQEEAPESLTEVVDELEEKAAEDGDLLVGDALEEFAGRLFGPLLMIPGLLVMIPPIGGIPLLPTTMGLFIILVAGQSLLGRKHPWLPGILAERGVDEQKFKDSIDKVRPWLEWVDSFTAHRLEWMVVGPMKYVLAAVCIVMACTMPPLEFLPMACAIPGGAILLVGLGITARDGLFALVGVGAALGALYATTKAWSAFASWVGLG
- a CDS encoding DNA topoisomerase VI subunit B, encoding MAKSGAKRRSNATAMAAAQKEISVSEFFAKNRHLLGFDNPRKALLTTVKEAVDNSLDACEEAGILPEIWVHIEATSANRYKVGIQDNGPGILKKQIPLIFGKLLYGSKFHRLRQSRGQQGIGISAAGMYGVQTTGKPVKIISKVSVRKPAHYYEIQIDTKKNEPKILNGKGDGVDIPPGEKGATYIEKHGIEWVDQPHGTRVTIELEAKFVRGRGSVDEYLNQTAIANPHVTLHYLDPDDYQYDYERSTDQLPSEPKEIKPHPYGVEVGRLAQMFEESEAMSVSEFMRTKFSRVTPAVAKKVCESAKVGSRISVKKVDRPQIDKLFEAIQATRISPPATDCICPIGEDLILKGLHQVVPGEFYAAATRPPGVYRGNPFQVEVGLAYGGTAPTQNITKDLLQELLEETDTRTVRQFLIHTFNGLGAEAADKIVKTSGLKTRQAPNGLKPKEREKLFDAMKHVNVAEGQGMEVMRYANRVPLQFQQAACAVTQTVIGTNWRGYGLSQSRGAMPKGPVSLMVHIASVWVPFTSESKEAIASYPEIQKEIRLGLQAVGRKLGMYLRRRLKVKQQSDRREIFLRYLKEVASAVSVINAAEEKELYDQLVMVAQKRTAEADMKMDDRGRKIEEDPTQLNLGDNVLIVDPASHEAAINRVAVEEEPEAEAV